A genome region from Tursiops truncatus isolate mTurTru1 chromosome 15, mTurTru1.mat.Y, whole genome shotgun sequence includes the following:
- the TTPAL gene encoding alpha-tocopherol transfer protein-like isoform X2: MGSWELMSEESDSLRTSPSAASLSESELPPPPARTGYVCSLTEDLVAKAREELQEKPEWRLRDVQALRDMVRKECPNLSTSLEDAFLLRFLRARKFDYDRALQLLINYHSCRRSWPEVFNNLRPSALKEVLASGFLTVLPHTDPRGCHILCLRPDRWIPSNYPITENIRAIYLTLEKLIQSEETQVNGIVILADYKGVSLSKASHFGPFIAKKVIGILQFFLHGSDLNSLHSNLPRNILPKEYGGTAGELDITAWNAALLASEEDFVREFCQPGPPCDSILGQALPPEGLSPEAPCDDSMRAVKSQLYSCY; this comes from the exons ATG GGATCCTGGGAGCTAATGTCAGAAGAAAGTGACTCTCTGAGAACCAGCCCTTCCGCGGCCTCACTTTCGGAAAGTGAGCTGCCGCCGCCCCCCGCACGCACCGGCTATGTGTGCTCGCTGACCGAGGACCTGGTGGCCAAAGCCAGGGAGGAACTGCAGGAGAAGCCAGAATGGAGGCTCCGCGATGTCCAGGCCCTCCGGGACATGGTGCGCAAGGAGTGCCCGAACCTGAGCACCTCCCTCGAGGACGCCTTCCTGCTGCGCTTCCTCCGAGCCCGCAAGTTTGACTACGACCGGGCCCTCCAGCTCCTGATCAACTACCACAGCTGCCGGAGAAGCTGGCCCGAAGTCTTCAACAACCTGCGGCCCTCGGCCTTGAAAGAGGTCCTGGCTTCCGGATTCCTCACTGTACTGCCCCACACCGACCCCAGGGGCTGCCACATCCTCTGCCTCCGTCCAG ACAGATGGATCCCGAGCAACTATCCAATTACCGAAAATATCCGAGCCATATACCTGACGTTAGAAAAACTCATTCAGTCTGAAGAAACCCAGGTGAATGGAATTGTAATTCTTGCAGACTACAAAGGAGTGAGCTTATCAAAGGCATCTCATTTTGGCCCTTTTATAGCCAAAAAGGTGATTGGCATCCTTCAG TTTTTCCTTCATGGGTCTGACCTGAACTCTCTCCATTCAAACCTTCCAAGAAACATTCTCCCCAAGGAGTATGGGGGCACGGCCGGAGAGCTGGACATCACCGCCTGGAACGCGGCGCTGCTGGCCTCGGAGGAGGACTTTGTGAGGGAGTTCTGCCAACCTGGCCCTCCCTGCGACAGCATCCTGGGCCAGGCCTTGCCGCCCGAGGGGCTGAGCCCAGAGGCGCCGTGTGATGACTCCATGCGGGCTGTGAAATCACAGCTGTACTCCTGCTACTAG
- the TTPAL gene encoding alpha-tocopherol transfer protein-like isoform X1 encodes MSEESDSLRTSPSAASLSESELPPPPARTGYVCSLTEDLVAKAREELQEKPEWRLRDVQALRDMVRKECPNLSTSLEDAFLLRFLRARKFDYDRALQLLINYHSCRRSWPEVFNNLRPSALKEVLASGFLTVLPHTDPRGCHILCLRPDRWIPSNYPITENIRAIYLTLEKLIQSEETQVNGIVILADYKGVSLSKASHFGPFIAKKVIGILQDGFPIRIKAVHVVNEPRIFKGIFAIIKPFLKEKIANRFFLHGSDLNSLHSNLPRNILPKEYGGTAGELDITAWNAALLASEEDFVREFCQPGPPCDSILGQALPPEGLSPEAPCDDSMRAVKSQLYSCY; translated from the exons ATGTCAGAAGAAAGTGACTCTCTGAGAACCAGCCCTTCCGCGGCCTCACTTTCGGAAAGTGAGCTGCCGCCGCCCCCCGCACGCACCGGCTATGTGTGCTCGCTGACCGAGGACCTGGTGGCCAAAGCCAGGGAGGAACTGCAGGAGAAGCCAGAATGGAGGCTCCGCGATGTCCAGGCCCTCCGGGACATGGTGCGCAAGGAGTGCCCGAACCTGAGCACCTCCCTCGAGGACGCCTTCCTGCTGCGCTTCCTCCGAGCCCGCAAGTTTGACTACGACCGGGCCCTCCAGCTCCTGATCAACTACCACAGCTGCCGGAGAAGCTGGCCCGAAGTCTTCAACAACCTGCGGCCCTCGGCCTTGAAAGAGGTCCTGGCTTCCGGATTCCTCACTGTACTGCCCCACACCGACCCCAGGGGCTGCCACATCCTCTGCCTCCGTCCAG ACAGATGGATCCCGAGCAACTATCCAATTACCGAAAATATCCGAGCCATATACCTGACGTTAGAAAAACTCATTCAGTCTGAAGAAACCCAGGTGAATGGAATTGTAATTCTTGCAGACTACAAAGGAGTGAGCTTATCAAAGGCATCTCATTTTGGCCCTTTTATAGCCAAAAAGGTGATTGGCATCCTTCAG gATGGTTTCCCCATTCGGATAAAAGCAGTCCATGTAGTGAACGAACCTCGAATATTTAAAGGCATTTTTGCCATCATAAAACCGTTTCTGAAGGAGAAAATAGCAAACAGA TTTTTCCTTCATGGGTCTGACCTGAACTCTCTCCATTCAAACCTTCCAAGAAACATTCTCCCCAAGGAGTATGGGGGCACGGCCGGAGAGCTGGACATCACCGCCTGGAACGCGGCGCTGCTGGCCTCGGAGGAGGACTTTGTGAGGGAGTTCTGCCAACCTGGCCCTCCCTGCGACAGCATCCTGGGCCAGGCCTTGCCGCCCGAGGGGCTGAGCCCAGAGGCGCCGTGTGATGACTCCATGCGGGCTGTGAAATCACAGCTGTACTCCTGCTACTAG